One genomic window of Lytechinus variegatus isolate NC3 chromosome 1, Lvar_3.0, whole genome shotgun sequence includes the following:
- the LOC121406516 gene encoding caveolin-2-like, producing the protein MAHQVHPAEIAPAGPSLPRESQHVQQEHGPGMSPQTRLPPLQQVQEPASQQAEIPLQPLQTLGSQQQLPNDSGEAEADTMIYNFPAHVSTGFTETFKESEDIKGLACMEKCNGIIYKYTHLACYGFLTIFFTPFIAFFWALFFASVSHLIVWFVQPFFKAFYITFRLCHMVYRPIVRQCLEPLSKRGVKTQLTMPEMKMTTGNV; encoded by the exons atggctCATCAGGTTCATCCAGCGGAAATTGCTCCAGCGGGACCGAGTCTACCGAGAGAAAGTCAACATGTGCAGCAAGAACACGGACCAGGGATGTCACCACAAACACGTCTACCGCCACTGCAACAAGTTCAAGAACCAGCATCGCAACAAGCAGAGATACCATTGCAACCATTACAAACCCTGGGGTCGCAACAACAGTTGCCAAATGACAGTGGTGAAGCTGAAGCTGACACAATGATATATAATTTCCCTGCACATGTATCG ACCGGTTTCACTGAAACATTCAAGGAGTCTGAGGACATCAAAGGACTCGCATGTATGGAAAAATGCAACGGAATAATTTATAAATACACCCAC TTGGCTTGTTACGGATTCCTCACCATTTTCTTTACCCCGTTTATTGCGTTTTTCTGGGCGTTGTTCTTCGCATCTGTCAGCCACCTAATAGTATGGTTCGTCCAGCCTTTCTTTAAGGCTTTCTACATCACCTTCAGGCTCTGTCATATGGTGTACCGACCTATTGTTCGACAATGCCTCGAACCGCTGAGCAAACGTGGTGTCAAGACTCAGCTGACCATGCCTGAAATGAAGATGACCACGGGAAACGTTTAG
- the LOC121420492 gene encoding uncharacterized protein LOC121420492 has translation MKRKPSRIRGVEGTRNSKLVFNIGLKKSPEVVAEKTIDAKPSLKPKMKKALQVELTLPGEGKDRMFNASKKFEGKVSLALLESALKGEVVNKPHDAVQALDVRMRHFSSLGRHRVPFMRARTWNQTYIWQKSPNWEHAIRG, from the exons ATGAAGCGGAAGCCGTCAAGGATTCGAGGAGTGGAAGGGACGAGGAATTCCAAGCTTGTGTTCAACATCGGACTGAAGAAGTCTCCTGAGGTTGTGGCGGAAAAGACGATTGATGCAAAGCCTTCACTCAAGCCCAAAATGAAGAAAGCTCTG CAGGTGGAACTGACCTTACCAGGAGAAGGGAAAGACAGGATGTTTAATGCTTCCAAAAAGTTTGAAGGCAAAGTGAGTTTGGCCCTGCTAGAGTCTGCCTTGAAAGGAGAAGTAGTCAATAAACCACATGATGCTGTGCAAGCTCTGGATGTTAGAATGAGACATTTTTCTTCTCTTGG CAGGCACAGAGTGCCATTCATGAGAGCAAGGACCTGGAATCAGACGTACATCTGGCAGAAGTCGCCCAACTGGGAGCATGCAATTCGGGGCTAG